A single genomic interval of Pseudarthrobacter chlorophenolicus A6 harbors:
- a CDS encoding 5' nucleotidase, NT5C type: protein MQPVITPLVGRPITLVDMDGCFFDWGNALNRILLQLDPNYPIVPLGQQMDYNHLCGPGGDRDILLQAMNMEGLYRNLEPMPGAIDAVLAMEEAGLNVFFCSTPFATHATCASEKLASIEEHLGSRWVNRVILTHDKTLVRGDVLIDDKPGITGNMVPTWQHLVFDQSYNRSLAEAPRLREWKDWEAALYPLLEMAAA from the coding sequence ATGCAACCCGTGATTACTCCCCTCGTAGGTCGGCCCATCACGCTCGTCGACATGGACGGCTGCTTCTTCGACTGGGGCAACGCCCTGAACCGAATCCTGCTTCAGCTGGACCCGAATTACCCCATCGTGCCCCTGGGCCAGCAGATGGACTACAACCACCTCTGCGGTCCCGGCGGTGACCGTGACATCCTCCTGCAGGCAATGAACATGGAGGGTCTGTACCGGAACCTCGAACCCATGCCCGGGGCCATCGACGCCGTCCTGGCAATGGAGGAGGCCGGGCTGAACGTCTTCTTCTGCTCCACGCCTTTCGCAACGCACGCGACCTGCGCCTCCGAGAAGCTAGCCTCCATTGAAGAGCACCTGGGGAGCCGCTGGGTGAACCGGGTGATCCTCACCCACGACAAGACCCTGGTCCGCGGGGACGTGCTCATCGACGACAAGCCGGGCATCACCGGGAACATGGTGCCGACCTGGCAGCACCTCGTCTTCGACCAGTCCTACAACCGGAGCCTCGCGGAAGCTCCGCGGCTTCGGGAGTGGAAGGACTGGGAGGCCGCCCTTTATCCTCTGCTGGAGATGGCCGCCGCCTAG
- a CDS encoding DNA-binding protein — protein MSNPVKEQTPEERAVAAAESLAAEGLTVTARSVRDRSGVRMAIASEAARAWNEQQSKDDDVPEAPAAVQARFAALWREAVTVARAEFAEARAGWEAKIAKAKEDADAMAEDLGKVEDERDKALKAASDAEQEVTTQRSRADKAEGRAETLEGERDRLIGERDGLLTTVAQLRDQLRSQDKD, from the coding sequence GTGAGTAACCCTGTGAAAGAACAGACCCCTGAAGAGCGGGCCGTCGCAGCAGCCGAATCCCTGGCAGCGGAGGGTCTCACCGTGACGGCGCGCTCCGTGCGTGACCGGTCCGGTGTCCGGATGGCCATCGCCTCGGAGGCGGCGCGTGCATGGAACGAACAACAGTCTAAGGACGACGACGTGCCGGAGGCGCCGGCAGCTGTCCAGGCACGGTTCGCCGCCCTGTGGCGCGAGGCAGTCACGGTCGCCCGCGCCGAATTCGCCGAGGCCCGCGCGGGCTGGGAGGCCAAGATCGCCAAAGCCAAAGAGGACGCCGACGCCATGGCCGAAGACCTGGGCAAGGTCGAGGATGAGCGGGACAAAGCACTCAAGGCAGCCTCCGACGCTGAACAGGAAGTGACCACCCAGCGTTCACGGGCCGACAAGGCCGAAGGCCGTGCGGAAACCCTCGAAGGCGAACGCGACCGCTTGATCGGGGAAAGGGACGGCCTCCTCACAACGGTTGCGCAGCTGCGGGACCAGCTCCGAAGCCAGGACAAAGACTAG
- a CDS encoding metal-dependent hydrolase: MKGLPAAMMGAHHAACGAAAWVALTTNIHLDLSAAAEKLAFLPASMDIGFGLFDVSPVSIITGALVTAGAAMLPDADHHNATIAHSLPPLSNVMCAGIGKVSGGHRHGTHSIVGIVVFVLVAFLAGLWTFDLEGFGTIYPGAGILSVLLVAFAAKALKIIPDRMRKSPWAVGLSVGAFITFFAPQEQNWFPIAMGIGVIIHILGDMMTTEGCNLAWPFAIKPPKTIRNLPVIKQCWHSNGYMTIPVLGHAGSVREWLLLVPIGAYAIFGVGSTLVGMGQSGLTELVALASGG, encoded by the coding sequence GTGAAAGGACTGCCCGCCGCCATGATGGGAGCCCACCACGCAGCCTGCGGCGCCGCCGCCTGGGTTGCACTGACCACCAACATCCACCTGGACCTGTCCGCGGCCGCAGAGAAGCTCGCCTTCCTGCCCGCCAGCATGGACATCGGCTTCGGCCTCTTCGACGTCAGCCCGGTCAGCATCATCACCGGCGCCCTGGTCACCGCAGGCGCTGCGATGCTCCCGGACGCCGACCACCACAACGCCACCATCGCCCACTCCCTGCCGCCGCTGTCCAACGTGATGTGCGCCGGGATCGGCAAAGTCTCCGGCGGCCACCGCCACGGCACCCACTCCATCGTGGGTATCGTCGTTTTCGTCCTGGTCGCATTCCTTGCCGGGCTCTGGACCTTCGACCTTGAAGGGTTCGGCACCATCTACCCGGGCGCCGGCATCCTCTCGGTCCTGCTGGTCGCCTTCGCCGCCAAAGCCCTGAAGATCATTCCGGACCGGATGCGTAAATCCCCGTGGGCCGTCGGGCTCAGCGTCGGCGCCTTCATTACCTTCTTCGCACCCCAGGAACAGAACTGGTTCCCGATCGCGATGGGCATCGGAGTCATCATCCACATCCTCGGCGACATGATGACCACCGAGGGCTGCAACCTGGCCTGGCCGTTCGCCATCAAGCCACCCAAGACGATCCGCAACCTGCCGGTCATCAAGCAGTGCTGGCACTCCAACGGCTACATGACCATCCCCGTCCTCGGCCACGCCGGCTCCGTCCGTGAATGGCTGCTGCTGGTGCCGATCGGCGCCTACGCGATCTTCGGCGTCGGCTCCACCCTGGTTGGCATGGGCCAGTCCGGCCTCACTGAGCTGGTGGCGCTGGCGTCCGGGGGCTAA
- a CDS encoding helix-turn-helix domain-containing protein → MPSNEGLTTKEVANRLGITPVSVRQLTGSGQLTVTGKVGRSILIDPASVERLASSGTRRGRAWAPKTAWAALALLSDIRPTWLSSPELSRLKNRLRKMDAGEVAILARNKDKTRRYRITVDGVPLVIEHLIPTGQTSMSDENVAASFGMSGGSGIAEGYVMAGDAQQLADAFGMVEDPHGNVILHEVEFAEPFERGKAPVAAVAVDLINSLAVRERSAGERVLNELLHG, encoded by the coding sequence ATGCCATCGAACGAAGGACTCACCACCAAGGAGGTTGCCAACCGCCTCGGAATCACTCCGGTATCGGTACGGCAGCTGACCGGATCGGGACAGCTCACTGTCACCGGGAAGGTCGGCCGGTCCATCCTCATCGATCCTGCATCCGTGGAGCGTCTAGCAAGCTCCGGCACCCGCCGCGGCAGGGCCTGGGCACCCAAAACCGCCTGGGCCGCCCTTGCCCTGCTCTCCGACATCAGACCCACCTGGCTTTCATCCCCCGAGCTGTCCAGGCTCAAAAACCGGCTCCGCAAGATGGACGCCGGCGAGGTTGCCATCCTCGCCCGCAACAAGGACAAGACACGGCGCTACCGCATCACCGTTGACGGGGTGCCACTGGTGATTGAGCACCTGATTCCCACGGGCCAGACCAGCATGTCCGACGAAAACGTCGCGGCATCCTTTGGCATGTCGGGAGGCAGCGGAATCGCTGAGGGCTACGTCATGGCCGGCGACGCTCAGCAGCTCGCCGATGCCTTCGGGATGGTCGAGGATCCTCATGGAAACGTCATCCTCCATGAAGTGGAGTTCGCTGAACCGTTCGAGCGCGGGAAGGCACCCGTTGCCGCCGTTGCTGTCGACCTCATCAACTCGCTGGCCGTCCGGGAACGCAGCGCCGGCGAACGTGTCCTGAACGAGCTTCTCCATGGCTGA
- a CDS encoding FtsK/SpoIIIE domain-containing protein yields the protein MAAPRRNQAPGKPITPMVMLGAVAVAGYAIYQGYPGIAAIWAGLLVSAWMYPPAMFTGKKDARGYPSPAHPGEQAAMNRYRLWEDLKFKLALPNPDWLPGLKPRLSFLVAVWAGAAAFLVPVVNETYTQGYGPWINAAAAFISVAQFSASRRRTQVADDENPGARVDSLIALARKNLAKVIGLFIGGIAVGGVVGTVATVMLPLATTAASVPAIPEPAIWALCLTGGPLALLSRAWITEALEHWRIVVAAREEWKSRWEMLKQDPAPRLIDRQEVGAATIDTFDAPPGTGAMPFWVMADKISPTLGTGAKFAVLDVPNLDSNNQPVPGTKHPLRFEIVRWPSDQMPDITDPATPKDVVFHLVRCAIAWAADGVYSRPVIDDVHLLTVPSAPGGAGDGTEDGDEDSAAPAPAGSSVWAITWYLPDGPPASYIRANGRNEMQEALQAHVLIDHRAQNGLGCAYAGALLDADTQWDPNCGLSTKDMKKLADEDQWNNRWAEAAPKHKANPPVMEASTANTARLKNGVTVNSLAFITRQGMTPHDFFLFEHALPSTLNAAPFLTMTGYQGSGRRQGERHPQAFTVYWASEAVPAKPDDLAPVRGSDAPKWVLAGLINQAFKAAKLADRPEIASATCLTKDTSRGHIWKIDLRLYGGVTLNDVRGMAQRIKQHWAAEWLRVAAAQDGCTIVVGARPTKPGLQLASPRHEQYLESLNWDQVFLDSGISGIGGLMPVLTNVDHMPRNQQVSILDFDLPTGLDFTSFTGVRTKLEANSGNSFVEPRRVKNRANAIQLLACEVNPMPERAGYDWDYILECEFIPFATGVDGEPVSYNFKVDPHLLIAGASGGGKSVLLQSLAFGALIRGYELYVADPTKGGADFKFAEPYSKAFTATPFEAAAMMKGIYTEVLRRKNLNTEHGVGNYRDLPADIRPKHIVILLDEFTSLMGQDPVPPASDDPEMDIERDMIIATNRAKTEIGVYAGKIAREARSAGVTLFLATQKLSAKMLDTIPGAGDLKVNLSRLLMGKATYGDKQSALRAPQDAPDLGDAIPPGRGLFETTAGAAMAIQAWYDPAEQAVLREKLSAEIDPLGEEDKLDLAPFMMKLPDAPNDMPAAAAAAPRPAPSVVDLGEIELDLDDLDWSDMDLGTDEDSIPAAAEEAPAEPSVPADADELVWEQDETAVDTEAALLIDVDGVIAPFTYREGLDHLAAPGHGTVMFDTAIMSRLAAVPVTHAWLTSWEDDAPDNFGHLFPRATDVLIANTEEAGWWKIDAALDWLKENPEVRRLVWIDDELATEDVILGLTYREIAEDAFEAAGVDALLVVPNPDKGLTAADLDGIEAFFGLTGAAGPLEDLEIVVPEPAGEPAEPDWSAMEEDMVARSSTAAEGGGIPSTPSEPADDDPFADVTPKRRFVPDDDDPFA from the coding sequence ATGGCTGCACCACGCAGGAATCAGGCACCCGGCAAACCGATCACCCCGATGGTGATGCTCGGCGCCGTGGCGGTCGCCGGCTACGCGATCTACCAGGGCTACCCGGGTATCGCTGCTATCTGGGCCGGCCTGCTCGTCTCCGCCTGGATGTACCCGCCGGCGATGTTCACCGGCAAGAAGGATGCCCGCGGCTACCCGTCACCGGCGCACCCCGGTGAGCAGGCCGCCATGAACCGGTACCGGCTCTGGGAGGACCTGAAGTTCAAGCTCGCCCTTCCCAACCCGGACTGGCTTCCCGGGCTCAAGCCGCGTCTGTCGTTCCTGGTCGCTGTCTGGGCCGGCGCAGCCGCCTTCCTGGTCCCCGTCGTCAATGAGACCTACACCCAGGGTTACGGCCCGTGGATCAACGCGGCCGCAGCCTTCATCTCCGTGGCGCAGTTCAGCGCCTCCCGCCGCCGCACCCAGGTCGCCGACGATGAGAACCCCGGCGCGCGCGTCGACTCCCTCATCGCCCTAGCCCGCAAGAACCTCGCCAAGGTCATCGGCCTCTTCATCGGCGGCATCGCCGTCGGCGGCGTCGTCGGCACGGTCGCCACTGTCATGCTCCCCCTGGCCACCACGGCCGCTTCGGTCCCAGCCATCCCTGAGCCTGCCATCTGGGCACTGTGCCTGACCGGCGGCCCACTCGCCCTGCTCTCCCGGGCCTGGATCACCGAAGCCCTGGAGCACTGGCGCATCGTGGTCGCCGCCCGCGAGGAATGGAAGTCCCGCTGGGAGATGCTCAAGCAGGACCCTGCACCACGGCTCATTGACCGGCAGGAAGTCGGCGCCGCCACCATCGACACGTTCGACGCACCGCCAGGGACAGGTGCCATGCCGTTCTGGGTGATGGCCGACAAGATCAGCCCGACCCTGGGCACCGGTGCGAAGTTCGCTGTCCTGGACGTACCCAACCTTGACTCCAACAACCAGCCCGTCCCCGGCACCAAGCACCCGCTCCGCTTCGAGATCGTCCGCTGGCCCTCTGACCAGATGCCCGACATCACCGATCCGGCCACACCCAAGGATGTCGTCTTCCATCTGGTCCGCTGCGCGATCGCCTGGGCCGCCGACGGTGTCTACTCCCGGCCCGTCATCGACGATGTCCACCTGCTCACCGTGCCGTCTGCACCGGGCGGCGCTGGGGATGGCACTGAGGACGGCGACGAGGACTCAGCTGCGCCAGCCCCCGCCGGCAGCTCGGTCTGGGCGATCACCTGGTACCTGCCCGATGGCCCGCCCGCGTCCTATATCCGCGCCAACGGCCGGAACGAAATGCAGGAGGCGCTGCAGGCGCACGTCCTGATCGACCACCGTGCACAGAACGGTCTTGGCTGCGCGTACGCCGGCGCCCTGCTCGATGCCGACACGCAATGGGATCCAAACTGCGGGTTGAGCACCAAGGACATGAAGAAGCTCGCCGACGAAGACCAGTGGAACAACCGCTGGGCCGAGGCTGCCCCCAAGCACAAGGCCAACCCGCCGGTCATGGAGGCGTCCACCGCCAACACCGCACGGCTCAAAAATGGTGTCACCGTCAACAGCCTTGCCTTCATCACCCGTCAGGGCATGACCCCTCACGATTTCTTCCTGTTCGAGCACGCCTTGCCCTCCACCTTGAACGCCGCACCATTCCTCACCATGACCGGGTACCAGGGCTCCGGCCGCCGGCAAGGTGAGCGCCACCCGCAGGCCTTTACCGTCTACTGGGCTTCCGAAGCTGTGCCGGCCAAGCCTGATGACCTGGCCCCGGTCCGCGGCTCCGATGCTCCCAAGTGGGTTCTGGCCGGCCTCATCAACCAGGCCTTCAAAGCTGCCAAGCTGGCCGACCGTCCCGAGATCGCCTCCGCGACCTGCCTGACCAAGGACACTTCCCGCGGCCACATCTGGAAGATCGACCTGCGCCTCTACGGCGGCGTCACCCTCAACGATGTCCGCGGCATGGCCCAGCGGATCAAGCAGCACTGGGCCGCGGAGTGGCTGCGCGTAGCGGCCGCCCAGGACGGCTGCACCATCGTCGTCGGCGCCAGGCCCACCAAGCCCGGCCTGCAGCTGGCAAGCCCCCGCCACGAGCAGTACCTTGAATCCCTGAACTGGGACCAGGTCTTCCTGGACTCCGGCATCTCAGGTATCGGCGGGCTCATGCCGGTCCTGACCAACGTTGACCACATGCCCCGCAACCAGCAGGTCTCCATCCTGGACTTCGACCTGCCGACCGGGCTGGACTTCACCTCCTTCACCGGCGTCCGCACCAAACTCGAAGCCAACTCCGGGAACTCCTTCGTGGAACCGCGGCGGGTCAAGAACCGGGCCAACGCCATCCAGCTGCTCGCCTGCGAAGTGAACCCGATGCCCGAGCGTGCCGGCTACGACTGGGACTACATCCTTGAGTGCGAGTTCATCCCGTTCGCCACGGGTGTCGACGGCGAGCCGGTGTCCTACAACTTCAAGGTCGACCCGCACCTGCTGATTGCCGGCGCGTCCGGTGGCGGTAAGTCGGTGCTGCTGCAGTCTCTGGCCTTCGGCGCCCTGATCCGCGGTTACGAGCTGTACGTCGCTGACCCCACCAAGGGCGGCGCCGACTTCAAGTTCGCTGAGCCCTACTCCAAAGCGTTCACCGCGACTCCGTTCGAGGCAGCGGCGATGATGAAGGGGATTTACACCGAGGTCCTGCGCCGCAAGAACCTCAACACCGAGCACGGCGTCGGCAACTACCGTGACCTGCCCGCCGACATCCGGCCCAAGCACATAGTCATCCTCCTGGACGAGTTCACCTCCCTCATGGGCCAGGACCCCGTCCCGCCCGCCAGCGATGACCCGGAGATGGACATTGAGCGGGACATGATCATCGCGACCAACCGGGCCAAGACGGAGATCGGCGTGTACGCCGGCAAGATCGCGCGCGAAGCCCGGTCCGCCGGCGTCACCCTGTTCCTGGCAACGCAGAAACTCTCCGCGAAGATGCTCGACACCATTCCCGGCGCCGGTGACCTCAAGGTCAACCTGTCCCGGCTCCTGATGGGCAAGGCAACCTACGGTGACAAGCAGTCCGCGCTCCGTGCACCCCAGGACGCACCTGACCTCGGCGACGCCATCCCGCCGGGGCGAGGACTGTTCGAAACCACCGCCGGCGCCGCCATGGCCATCCAGGCCTGGTACGACCCGGCCGAGCAGGCCGTCCTGCGCGAGAAGCTGAGCGCCGAGATCGACCCCCTCGGCGAGGAGGACAAGCTGGACCTGGCACCGTTCATGATGAAGCTGCCGGACGCCCCCAACGACATGCCTGCCGCCGCAGCCGCCGCGCCTCGTCCCGCACCCTCAGTGGTGGACCTGGGCGAGATCGAACTCGATCTCGACGACCTGGACTGGTCAGACATGGACCTGGGCACCGACGAGGACAGCATCCCTGCCGCAGCGGAAGAAGCTCCGGCAGAGCCCTCCGTGCCAGCTGACGCTGACGAGCTCGTCTGGGAGCAGGACGAGACCGCAGTGGACACCGAAGCTGCCCTCCTGATCGACGTCGACGGGGTCATTGCACCGTTCACGTACCGGGAGGGCCTGGATCACCTTGCCGCCCCCGGACACGGGACAGTCATGTTCGACACCGCCATCATGTCCCGTCTCGCTGCCGTCCCGGTCACCCACGCGTGGCTGACCAGCTGGGAGGATGACGCACCTGACAACTTCGGGCACCTGTTTCCCCGCGCCACCGATGTCCTCATCGCTAACACCGAGGAAGCAGGGTGGTGGAAGATCGATGCCGCCCTGGACTGGCTGAAGGAGAACCCGGAGGTCCGCAGGCTCGTCTGGATCGATGACGAGCTGGCAACCGAGGACGTCATCCTGGGTCTGACCTATCGGGAGATCGCCGAAGACGCCTTCGAGGCAGCCGGGGTGGACGCGCTCCTGGTGGTCCCCAACCCTGACAAGGGACTCACCGCCGCCGACCTGGACGGGATCGAAGCGTTCTTCGGCCTGACCGGCGCAGCGGGTCCGCTTGAAGACCTGGAGATCGTGGTGCCGGAGCCTGCCGGCGAGCCGGCTGAACCGGACTGGTCCGCCATGGAAGAGGATATGGTTGCCCGCTCATCAACTGCAGCCGAAGGCGGGGGGATTCCATCCACGCCCTCAGAGCCAGCGGACGATGATCCGTTCGCGGATGTCACACCGAAGAGACGCTTCGTCCCCGATGACGACGACCCCTTCGCCTGA
- a CDS encoding nuclease-related domain-containing protein, translating to MNGIYGRAATGLQDSSWAVNESVAKIGARGEQKTEALLNGFGKKAAVLHDLRIPIPGFKANIDHAIVSGKSVLLMDSKMWKPGFYWSLLGYRRGWEKTPHIGKSQEYVSRAMNSFLQGTGARVLTPRLVVWSSRDGQPLSTWMLTVPGAEVVNGLRIVPAVKSFVREGSADPAIVRKLQELLVKAPAATKPAPHWSDADQFKTPVRPARVDVYADDNPFA from the coding sequence ATGAACGGCATCTACGGCCGGGCGGCGACAGGACTGCAGGACTCCTCTTGGGCCGTGAACGAGTCGGTCGCGAAAATCGGAGCCCGGGGTGAGCAGAAAACCGAGGCGCTGCTGAACGGCTTCGGTAAGAAGGCCGCCGTCCTGCACGACCTGCGGATTCCGATCCCCGGCTTCAAAGCCAACATCGACCACGCCATCGTCTCGGGCAAGTCGGTGCTGCTGATGGACTCGAAGATGTGGAAGCCCGGCTTCTACTGGTCGCTGCTCGGCTACCGCCGCGGCTGGGAGAAGACACCGCACATCGGCAAGTCCCAGGAGTACGTCTCCCGTGCAATGAACTCATTCCTCCAAGGCACAGGCGCCCGCGTCCTCACCCCACGCCTGGTCGTCTGGTCTTCCCGGGATGGCCAGCCCCTGAGCACCTGGATGCTCACCGTTCCGGGTGCCGAGGTGGTCAACGGACTGCGTATCGTCCCGGCCGTGAAGTCCTTCGTCCGAGAGGGTTCCGCCGATCCGGCCATCGTCCGCAAACTCCAGGAACTCCTCGTCAAAGCACCCGCCGCCACCAAGCCGGCACCGCACTGGTCCGACGCTGACCAGTTCAAAACCCCGGTGCGTCCGGCACGCGTCGACGTATACGCCGACGACAACCCCTTCGCCTGA